One Methylophilus sp. TWE2 DNA segment encodes these proteins:
- the trmD gene encoding tRNA (guanosine(37)-N1)-methyltransferase TrmD: protein MQIEVISLFPEMFAALTEYGITSRARQRGLYQLTLTNPRQYTQDVHHTVDDRPYGGGPGMVMLAEPLANAIGDAKARLQSQGVTPRVIHLSPRGKPLTHEKVLQLKELQGLVLLASRYEGVDQRVLDTLVDEEISIGDYVLSGGELPAMVLLDAIIRQLPGALGDADSAQEDSFVNGLLDYPHYTRPEEFAGLKVPDVLLSGHHEKIRQWRLQQSLLLTRAKRPDLLAERPLTKEEARLLKEYQGD, encoded by the coding sequence ATGCAGATTGAAGTGATCAGTTTGTTTCCTGAGATGTTTGCAGCACTGACGGAATATGGCATTACCAGCCGAGCCAGACAAAGAGGGTTGTATCAGTTAACGCTGACTAATCCGCGCCAATACACGCAAGATGTGCATCACACAGTGGATGACAGGCCGTATGGTGGTGGTCCTGGTATGGTGATGCTGGCGGAACCGCTGGCAAATGCCATTGGTGATGCGAAAGCGCGGTTACAGTCGCAAGGAGTAACGCCAAGGGTGATCCATTTGTCACCCCGAGGCAAACCGCTGACACACGAAAAAGTGTTGCAGCTTAAAGAGTTACAGGGGCTGGTGCTATTAGCCAGCCGCTATGAAGGGGTAGACCAGCGTGTGCTGGATACCCTGGTGGATGAAGAAATCTCCATTGGGGATTATGTGTTGAGTGGCGGTGAGTTGCCTGCCATGGTGTTGCTGGATGCGATCATCCGTCAGTTACCAGGTGCGTTAGGCGATGCCGATTCGGCGCAGGAAGATTCTTTTGTGAATGGCCTGCTCGATTATCCGCACTACACCCGCCCGGAAGAATTTGCAGGATTGAAGGTGCCCGACGTATTACTGTCAGGGCACCACGAAAAGATTAGACAATGGCGATTACAGCAATCGCTGCTGCTAACAAGGGCGAAACGCCCGGATTTATTGGCTGAAAGGCCGTTGACGAAAGAAGAGGCTAGGCTACTCAAAGAGTACCAAGGCGACTGA
- the rimM gene encoding ribosome maturation factor RimM (Essential for efficient processing of 16S rRNA), whose product MVVMGRIVAPYGVYGWLKVVPDTEYLDGLLDYEVWWIGKAPNWRETSIEQAKIHNDVLLVKLVGVSDRDAAFALKGQQIAVPREALPEPDEGEYYWSDLIGLHVRNTEGVDFGKITQVLETGANDVLVVRELKPTQVKGKDGKLREEYRERLIPFTSEAVPEVDVKAGTVLVDWDADF is encoded by the coding sequence ATGGTTGTGATGGGGCGCATTGTCGCCCCATATGGCGTTTATGGCTGGCTAAAAGTCGTGCCTGACACAGAGTATCTGGATGGCTTGCTTGACTACGAGGTATGGTGGATAGGAAAAGCACCTAACTGGCGTGAAACCTCCATAGAACAAGCCAAAATCCATAACGATGTGTTACTGGTGAAGCTGGTGGGTGTGAGTGACCGGGATGCGGCATTTGCGCTCAAAGGTCAGCAAATTGCTGTACCGCGTGAGGCATTGCCTGAGCCTGATGAAGGCGAGTATTACTGGTCTGACCTGATTGGTTTGCATGTTCGCAATACTGAAGGTGTGGATTTCGGCAAGATTACGCAAGTGCTTGAAACTGGCGCTAACGACGTGCTGGTTGTACGTGAGTTAAAGCCGACCCAGGTGAAAGGCAAGGATGGAAAATTGCGCGAAGAGTATCGCGAGCGTTTGATTCCTTTTACCAGTGAGGCTGTGCCCGAGGTGGATGTCAAGGCGGGTACGGTGTTGGTGGACTGGGATGCCGATTTTTAA
- the rpsP gene encoding 30S ribosomal protein S16, whose amino-acid sequence MVVIRLSRGGSKKNPFYSVVVADSRNRRDGRFIERVGFYNPSARAGAEGLRIDEARTQYWVENGAQLSDTVARLVKFHAKGAEGMAAVKAKETAKAEAAKEKAIAEAAAKLKAEADAAAAEAAAKAKAEADAAAAEAAETPAAE is encoded by the coding sequence ATGGTCGTTATTCGTTTATCACGTGGTGGCTCTAAAAAGAACCCGTTTTACAGCGTAGTTGTGGCAGATTCCCGCAACCGTCGTGACGGTCGTTTTATCGAGCGCGTTGGTTTCTACAATCCATCTGCACGCGCTGGCGCTGAAGGCCTGCGTATCGATGAAGCACGTACACAATACTGGGTTGAGAACGGTGCACAACTGTCCGACACCGTTGCGCGCCTGGTTAAATTCCACGCTAAAGGTGCCGAAGGCATGGCTGCAGTTAAAGCTAAAGAAACTGCTAAAGCTGAAGCTGCTAAAGAGAAAGCCATTGCTGAAGCTGCTGCAAAGTTAAAGGCTGAAGCTGATGCCGCCGCTGCAGAAGCTGCCGCTAAGGCTAAAGCAGAGGCTGACGCTGCAGCCGCAGAAGCCGCTGAAACACCAGCTGCTGAGTAA
- the queC gene encoding 7-cyano-7-deazaguanine synthase QueC, which yields MAASQKPKAVILLSGGLDSSTVLAIAKSQGYDCYCLSLDYHQRHNVELLAAQRVAQALGAVEHKTVQLDLSLFGGSALTDNNIAVPEQETQGIPVTYVPARNTIMLSLSLAWAEVLQARDIFIGVNALDYSGYPDCRGEYVKAFQQMANLATKAAVEGQTITVHAPLIDMTKADIIRTGHALGVDYGLTVSCYQADDQGAACGVCDSCRFRKAGFAQAGVVDPTPYRNTHSGK from the coding sequence TTGGCAGCATCTCAAAAACCTAAAGCCGTTATTTTATTATCTGGCGGGCTGGATTCCAGCACCGTGCTGGCCATTGCCAAATCTCAGGGCTATGACTGCTATTGCCTGAGTCTGGATTACCATCAGCGGCACAATGTAGAGTTGCTGGCCGCCCAGCGTGTTGCGCAGGCATTGGGTGCGGTTGAGCATAAAACAGTGCAACTGGATTTATCGCTGTTTGGCGGCTCCGCCCTCACTGACAATAATATCGCCGTGCCCGAGCAGGAAACGCAAGGCATTCCTGTCACCTATGTCCCGGCGCGCAATACGATTATGCTTTCCTTGTCCCTGGCCTGGGCGGAGGTGTTACAGGCACGTGATATTTTTATTGGGGTGAACGCCCTGGATTATTCCGGTTATCCGGATTGTCGTGGCGAGTATGTCAAGGCTTTCCAGCAGATGGCCAATCTGGCTACCAAGGCAGCGGTTGAGGGGCAAACCATTACCGTGCATGCGCCACTCATTGATATGACCAAGGCCGATATTATCCGGACGGGGCATGCCTTAGGTGTGGATTACGGGCTCACAGTTTCCTGCTATCAGGCAGATGATCAGGGCGCCGCTTGCGGCGTCTGTGATTCCTGCCGTTTCCGCAAAGCTGGATTTGCACAAGCGGGCGTGGTTGATCCAACGCCATACAGAAACACGCATTCTGGCAAGTGA
- the queE gene encoding 7-carboxy-7-deazaguanine synthase QueE, which produces MTTLRIFEIFYSLQGESSRVGLPTIFIRLTGCPLRCGYCDTEYAFKGGSNMTLDEIMQQIAAYDTRYVCVTGGEPLAQKPCIELLMRLSDAGYQVSLETSGAMDIADVDSRVKIIMDIKTPGSGEVEKNRWENLPLLKAGDEVKWVICSRDDYDWAKRMLQTRPFPAHCDQLFSPSFHDVSGETLASWILQDHLKVRMQLQLHKILWGEKQGV; this is translated from the coding sequence ATGACTACACTCAGAATTTTCGAGATTTTCTATTCATTGCAGGGCGAGAGCTCGCGTGTTGGCCTGCCAACGATTTTTATCCGCCTGACCGGTTGCCCTTTGCGTTGTGGTTATTGTGATACCGAATACGCATTCAAAGGTGGCAGTAATATGACGCTTGATGAAATCATGCAGCAGATTGCCGCTTATGACACGCGTTATGTCTGCGTGACAGGAGGAGAGCCATTGGCGCAGAAGCCATGTATCGAATTATTGATGCGTCTGAGTGATGCTGGTTACCAGGTGTCACTGGAAACCAGTGGCGCCATGGATATCGCAGATGTAGATTCACGGGTAAAAATCATTATGGACATCAAAACCCCCGGTTCTGGTGAGGTTGAAAAAAACCGCTGGGAAAATCTACCCCTGCTGAAAGCCGGAGATGAAGTGAAGTGGGTGATTTGCAGCCGTGATGATTACGACTGGGCTAAGCGGATGCTGCAAACCCGTCCATTCCCGGCTCATTGCGACCAGTTATTCTCTCCAAGTTTTCATGATGTCAGTGGCGAAACATTGGCCAGCTGGATTTTGCAGGATCATCTCAAGGTGCGCATGCAGCTACAGTTGCATAAAATCCTGTGGGGCGAGAAGCAAGGAGTATAA
- a CDS encoding YbgF trimerization domain-containing protein: protein MQVSNLRLSATLIALGLAVTTASHAALFDDTEARKRILELENKQTSDHDAQQKAITDLTRTQQSLDKRVQSLEALINGKGLLDMQNQLEQIRQDVAQLKGDLEVVTHQLEDMRTKQNAAYTDLDTRVRNLETLAQSVTSGQAATPGANGGNGGNVNIKADVPQQELSAFAEAESLNQAGKYKEAFNAYDAFLKNYSGSKLTPDALYGMGYVQFALKSYKSSAATQQKFLDSYASHSLAPNAMLNLANSQIQLGQIPAAKKTLKELIAAYPSAEVTPSAQKRLKVLESIK from the coding sequence ATGCAGGTCAGTAATTTGCGATTATCTGCGACGTTGATCGCCTTGGGGCTGGCTGTTACAACAGCCAGCCATGCGGCGTTATTTGATGATACTGAAGCCAGAAAACGCATCCTCGAGCTGGAAAACAAGCAAACGTCTGATCATGATGCCCAGCAAAAGGCCATTACGGATCTGACGCGTACACAACAGTCTCTAGACAAGCGTGTGCAAAGCCTGGAAGCATTAATCAATGGCAAGGGCTTGCTTGACATGCAAAACCAGCTCGAGCAAATCCGTCAGGATGTTGCGCAGCTCAAGGGCGACCTGGAAGTGGTGACGCACCAGTTGGAAGACATGCGTACCAAGCAGAATGCGGCTTATACTGATTTGGATACACGCGTGCGCAATCTGGAAACGCTTGCCCAGTCAGTCACCAGTGGCCAAGCGGCAACGCCTGGCGCCAATGGTGGAAATGGTGGTAACGTTAATATCAAGGCAGATGTTCCACAGCAAGAGTTGAGTGCGTTTGCCGAAGCCGAGTCACTGAACCAAGCAGGCAAGTACAAAGAAGCGTTTAATGCCTATGATGCTTTTTTGAAAAATTACTCAGGAAGCAAGTTAACCCCTGATGCGCTTTACGGTATGGGTTATGTGCAGTTTGCGCTCAAGAGTTACAAGTCTTCGGCAGCTACACAGCAGAAGTTCCTGGATAGTTACGCATCGCATTCGCTGGCACCTAACGCCATGCTGAACCTGGCCAATAGCCAGATTCAGCTGGGGCAGATTCCAGCCGCCAAGAAAACCCTGAAAGAGTTGATTGCGGCATACCCATCGGCAGAAGTGACGCCCAGTGCGCAAAAACGCCTCAAGGTGCTGGAAAGTATCAAATAG
- the pal gene encoding peptidoglycan-associated lipoprotein Pal, producing MNKSIWTIAALALVLTACKSTPMNPAKVEDSSVTRPMANAKDSNADSSANTDKINIKTVDVDTSKDELSAAELAKRQVFFDYDSDAIRDEYKSLIANHAKYLVAHPQTKVVLQGNTDERGTHEYNLALGQRRSVAVKNALNVLGVNDSQIETVSYGEERAKANCADDGCFQQDRRVDIVYAGQ from the coding sequence ATGAACAAGAGTATTTGGACAATTGCAGCACTGGCATTAGTGTTGACTGCTTGTAAAAGCACCCCGATGAACCCGGCCAAAGTAGAAGATTCCAGCGTGACTCGCCCAATGGCAAATGCTAAGGATTCTAACGCTGACAGCTCTGCCAACACTGACAAAATCAACATCAAAACAGTCGATGTGGATACCAGCAAGGATGAGTTGAGTGCTGCAGAGTTGGCAAAACGCCAGGTGTTTTTTGATTACGACAGCGATGCAATCCGCGATGAGTACAAATCTTTGATTGCAAACCATGCCAAATATCTGGTGGCTCACCCACAAACCAAAGTCGTTCTGCAAGGCAACACTGACGAGCGCGGCACGCACGAGTACAACCTGGCATTGGGTCAGCGTCGTTCTGTGGCGGTGAAAAATGCGCTGAACGTATTGGGCGTTAACGATAGCCAGATTGAAACTGTGAGCTACGGTGAAGAGCGTGCCAAAGCAAACTGCGCGGATGACGGTTGCTTCCAGCAAGATCGTCGCGTAGACATCGTTTATGCAGGTCAGTAA
- the tolB gene encoding Tol-Pal system beta propeller repeat protein TolB has protein sequence MKTVYGHLPYAVWRIFLAGLMACMFAGSANAALEIEISGGSAIQIPIAILPMAEPANSQKSRLHEIISNDLRGSGMFRIINTSGMPSLPTNASQIKYTDWTALKAQGLSLGEVQQVGGNLKVSVQVMDVLRQTALLQLTYTVSPSQYRHVAHLIADQIYEKFTGQPGAFATRIAYVTKVGKRFTLQIADYDGFNSQTLVSSNEPIISPAWSPDGTKMAYVSFEKKKPIVFVQSLYTGERKVVANFKGNNSAPAWSPDGSKLAVVLTYGANSQIYTISADGSNLQQVTKSSSIDTEPAFSPDGQYIYFSSDRGGRPQIYKVPASGGSASRVTFEGSYNVSPRFSPDGKYLTYIRNDGGSFKVAVQDLGTGDVKLLSNGSLDESPTFAPNARTIMYATRVGGKGTLATVTVDGLVRQRLSEAGGDIREPAWGPAQAAPK, from the coding sequence ATGAAAACTGTCTACGGTCATTTGCCATACGCTGTATGGCGCATATTTTTGGCTGGCCTGATGGCCTGCATGTTTGCAGGCTCTGCCAACGCTGCTTTGGAAATCGAGATCAGTGGCGGTAGCGCTATCCAGATCCCAATCGCGATTCTGCCCATGGCTGAACCGGCTAATTCACAAAAAAGCCGCTTGCATGAAATTATCAGCAACGATCTACGCGGTAGCGGCATGTTCCGTATCATCAATACTAGTGGCATGCCATCCTTGCCAACCAATGCCTCGCAGATTAAATACACCGACTGGACGGCATTGAAAGCACAAGGCTTGAGCCTTGGTGAAGTGCAGCAGGTTGGCGGCAACCTCAAAGTCTCTGTGCAAGTCATGGATGTGTTGCGCCAGACCGCTTTATTGCAGCTGACCTATACTGTTTCGCCCAGCCAGTATCGCCATGTCGCGCATTTGATCGCTGACCAGATCTACGAAAAATTCACCGGTCAACCAGGGGCGTTTGCCACCCGTATTGCCTATGTGACCAAGGTAGGCAAACGCTTTACCTTGCAGATTGCAGACTACGATGGCTTTAATTCCCAGACGCTGGTGTCTTCTAATGAGCCTATTATTTCTCCTGCCTGGTCGCCTGATGGCACTAAAATGGCTTATGTCTCGTTTGAGAAAAAGAAACCAATTGTCTTTGTGCAGTCCCTATACACCGGGGAACGCAAAGTCGTTGCCAATTTTAAAGGCAATAACAGTGCCCCTGCCTGGTCGCCTGATGGTAGCAAGCTTGCAGTGGTGCTGACTTACGGTGCGAACTCGCAGATTTATACAATTTCTGCTGACGGTTCCAATTTGCAGCAAGTGACTAAAAGCAGCTCCATTGATACCGAGCCAGCGTTCTCACCTGATGGCCAGTATATTTATTTCAGCTCAGACCGTGGTGGTCGCCCGCAGATTTACAAAGTCCCAGCTTCAGGGGGTTCGGCTTCCCGTGTCACGTTTGAGGGTAGCTATAATGTGAGTCCGCGTTTTTCACCGGATGGCAAGTATTTGACCTATATCCGTAATGATGGCGGTTCCTTTAAGGTTGCCGTTCAGGATCTTGGCACGGGCGATGTAAAATTGCTCAGTAATGGTTCGTTGGACGAGTCACCCACTTTTGCACCTAACGCACGCACCATCATGTACGCAACGCGTGTAGGTGGAAAGGGCACCCTAGCGACGGTGACTGTGGACGGTTTAGTAAGGCAGCGCCTGTCAGAAGCGGGCGGAGATATTCGTGAACCTGCTTGGGGACCTGCGCAAGCGGCACCCAAGTAG
- the tolA gene encoding cell envelope integrity protein TolA, whose amino-acid sequence MSPQDQAIRKRAAVLSVLMHVLLFLGMIFMVDWKAVHVNPSVMEATLWDSLPSKQPAKPVTKPVEPTPPPPEPEPKPEPKPPEPEPPPPQPKPDPQVNQAEQEAQIALKKQEDEKKRQLEEEKKKELEQKKQEEKLKKIQEALRKQEEEDKLKKIQEAMRQQDMEAQQAAAAAAVDPSVLGYYAELMKRKIRSNVNPGLCPVSNPELAVDMQLTVTGDISGMPKLAKGSGDAVCDDAVMRAVLSAKPFDLPGEDHPAERRKLLEQIRLKLKPRG is encoded by the coding sequence TTGTCCCCCCAAGATCAGGCAATACGCAAACGCGCGGCAGTACTTTCTGTACTGATGCATGTATTGTTGTTCCTGGGTATGATTTTCATGGTTGACTGGAAAGCAGTGCACGTCAATCCCAGTGTCATGGAAGCCACATTATGGGACAGTTTACCCAGTAAGCAACCGGCCAAACCGGTCACCAAACCCGTTGAACCAACGCCGCCACCGCCTGAGCCGGAACCCAAGCCAGAGCCTAAACCCCCTGAGCCAGAGCCGCCTCCACCGCAGCCTAAACCTGACCCTCAAGTCAATCAAGCGGAACAAGAAGCGCAAATTGCACTCAAAAAGCAGGAAGATGAGAAAAAAAGGCAGCTAGAAGAAGAGAAAAAGAAAGAGCTGGAGCAGAAAAAACAGGAAGAAAAACTGAAGAAAATTCAGGAAGCCCTGCGTAAACAAGAGGAAGAAGATAAGCTTAAGAAAATTCAGGAAGCGATGCGGCAGCAGGATATGGAAGCGCAGCAAGCCGCTGCGGCCGCCGCGGTGGATCCCTCTGTATTGGGATATTACGCTGAACTCATGAAGCGCAAGATTCGCAGTAATGTGAACCCTGGTTTATGCCCGGTTTCAAACCCGGAATTAGCCGTAGACATGCAGTTGACAGTGACCGGGGATATTTCCGGGATGCCCAAACTGGCTAAAGGGTCCGGCGATGCCGTGTGTGATGATGCAGTCATGCGGGCTGTGCTGTCAGCCAAGCCGTTTGATTTGCCGGGCGAAGATCATCCTGCAGAACGCAGAAAATTGCTGGAGCAGATTCGTTTGAAATTAAAGCCTAGAGGCTAA
- a CDS encoding biopolymer transporter ExbD, whose amino-acid sequence MSRTRKRRMMNQINVVPYIDVTLVLLVIFMVTAPMTNPGMVELPKVGQALKQSGDPIVVTVKKEGTVMMDGKEMERDDMLALIRQRLSEAEKPVVVSADKNTPYGEVVSVMDILKQAQVDKVGLLFQNEK is encoded by the coding sequence ATGAGCAGAACGCGTAAACGGCGCATGATGAACCAGATTAACGTCGTTCCTTATATCGACGTGACGCTGGTGTTGCTGGTGATTTTCATGGTCACTGCACCCATGACCAATCCTGGCATGGTGGAGCTACCTAAAGTCGGTCAAGCGCTCAAGCAAAGCGGTGATCCGATTGTTGTCACTGTCAAGAAAGAGGGCACTGTCATGATGGATGGCAAGGAGATGGAGCGCGATGATATGCTGGCCTTGATTCGTCAACGGCTGTCCGAAGCCGAAAAGCCGGTCGTGGTTTCGGCGGACAAAAACACTCCTTATGGCGAGGTGGTCTCGGTGATGGATATCCTCAAGCAGGCACAGGTCGATAAGGTTGGCTTGCTATTCCAGAACGAAAAGTAA
- the tolQ gene encoding protein TolQ, with the protein MNVTNDMSIFTLVSGASLPVQLVMLILLLTSLVSWWYIFIKVFSLKVANENVDQFEAQFWSGGDLNELYERITAGRKTPQGMASIFQAGLKEFIRYKQQKDTEVSDVMEATRRAMRAAYNRELDYLDSHLPFLASVGSVSPYIGLFGTVWGIMNAFRGLSNVAQATLSQVAPGIAEALVATAIGLFAAIPAVIAYNRFAAGVDRLSVRYESFIEEFTNILQRRA; encoded by the coding sequence ATGAATGTAACAAACGATATGTCGATTTTTACCCTGGTGAGCGGGGCCAGTTTGCCAGTACAGCTGGTGATGCTGATCCTGCTGCTGACCTCGCTGGTCTCCTGGTGGTATATCTTCATTAAAGTGTTTTCCTTGAAGGTGGCAAATGAAAATGTAGATCAGTTTGAAGCCCAGTTTTGGTCTGGCGGTGACCTGAACGAGCTCTATGAGCGCATCACTGCCGGCAGGAAAACACCGCAAGGCATGGCCAGTATTTTTCAGGCTGGGTTGAAGGAATTTATCCGCTACAAGCAGCAAAAAGATACCGAAGTGAGTGACGTGATGGAAGCGACGCGTCGAGCCATGCGTGCAGCCTATAACCGTGAGCTCGACTACCTGGACTCCCATTTGCCATTCCTGGCCTCTGTCGGTTCTGTCAGTCCATACATCGGTTTGTTTGGCACTGTCTGGGGCATTATGAATGCTTTCCGTGGTCTATCTAATGTGGCACAGGCGACCCTGAGCCAGGTTGCACCAGGGATTGCAGAAGCCTTGGTGGCAACGGCCATTGGCTTGTTTGCGGCGATTCCGGCCGTGATTGCCTATAACCGTTTCGCTGCGGGCGTTGATCGCCTCTCTGTGCGTTACGAAAGCTTTATCGAAGAATTTACCAATATTTTGCAACGTAGAGCCTGA
- the ybgC gene encoding tol-pal system-associated acyl-CoA thioesterase — MGNNMFVFPVRVYYEDTDAGGVVYHSRYLNFMERARTEWLRASGFTQSTLTQQEQVLFVVHSMQLQFKKPARLDDELEVFSQLMEMGRGSFSCRQHIMRDDTVLIEAQVKVACVDADSFKPTGIPARIKIALESS; from the coding sequence ATGGGCAATAATATGTTCGTGTTCCCGGTTCGCGTCTATTACGAGGATACCGATGCCGGTGGTGTGGTATATCACAGCCGCTACCTGAATTTTATGGAGCGCGCACGGACTGAGTGGTTGCGCGCTTCAGGCTTCACGCAGAGCACGTTAACGCAGCAGGAACAGGTATTGTTCGTGGTGCACAGCATGCAACTACAGTTTAAAAAACCAGCACGGCTGGATGATGAGTTAGAAGTGTTTTCACAATTGATGGAAATGGGACGTGGCAGCTTCAGTTGCCGTCAACACATCATGCGTGATGACACCGTTTTAATTGAGGCGCAGGTCAAGGTGGCCTGTGTGGATGCAGATTCATTTAAACCCACGGGTATTCCGGCCCGTATCAAAATTGCACTGGAGTCTTCATGA
- the ruvB gene encoding Holliday junction branch migration DNA helicase RuvB — translation MIETDRLVAPATASVQEEALERALRPKLLDEYVGQEKARGQLEIFINAARGRQEALDHVLLFGPPGLGKTTLAHIVAKEMGVNLRMTSGPVLERAGDLAALLTNLEPNDVLFIDEIHRLSPVVEEILYPAMEDYRLDIMIGEGPAARSVRLDLPPFTLVGATTRAGMLTNPLRDRFGIVARLEFYSHDELAKIVTRSASLLEVDMQQAGAFEIARRARGTPRIANRLLRRVRDYAQVKSDGIVTDVIADAALKMLDVDQQGLDVMDRKLLQAVVEKFGGGPVGLDNLAAAIGEERDTIEDVLEPYLIQQGYLMRTPRGRVATMLTYQHFGLKAPASMVSGELWQDGQ, via the coding sequence ATGATAGAAACCGATAGACTTGTAGCGCCTGCCACTGCCAGCGTTCAGGAAGAAGCGCTGGAGCGTGCACTGCGCCCAAAACTGCTGGACGAATATGTCGGGCAGGAAAAGGCACGTGGACAGCTCGAGATTTTTATCAATGCCGCCCGTGGTCGCCAGGAAGCGCTGGACCATGTATTGCTATTTGGCCCGCCTGGTCTCGGCAAAACCACCTTGGCCCATATCGTGGCTAAAGAGATGGGTGTCAATTTACGCATGACTTCTGGCCCTGTATTGGAGCGAGCAGGCGACCTCGCTGCCTTGCTGACCAATCTTGAACCCAATGATGTGTTGTTTATTGATGAAATTCACCGCTTAAGCCCGGTGGTGGAAGAGATTTTATATCCGGCTATGGAAGATTACCGGCTGGATATCATGATCGGTGAAGGCCCGGCTGCACGTAGCGTGCGTCTGGATCTGCCGCCGTTTACGCTGGTGGGCGCGACCACACGTGCAGGCATGCTGACCAATCCTTTGCGGGACCGTTTCGGCATTGTGGCCCGCCTTGAGTTTTACTCCCATGACGAACTTGCCAAAATTGTGACCCGCTCAGCCAGTTTGCTCGAAGTTGACATGCAGCAGGCGGGCGCTTTTGAGATTGCGCGCCGTGCACGTGGTACGCCGCGCATTGCCAACCGTTTGTTGCGCCGTGTGCGCGACTATGCCCAGGTCAAATCCGATGGCATTGTGACCGATGTGATTGCTGACGCTGCCTTGAAAATGCTGGATGTCGACCAGCAAGGCCTCGATGTCATGGACCGCAAACTATTGCAGGCGGTGGTTGAAAAATTTGGCGGTGGCCCGGTGGGATTGGATAATCTGGCTGCGGCCATTGGTGAAGAACGCGATACGATTGAAGATGTTCTGGAGCCTTACCTGATTCAGCAAGGTTACCTGATGCGTACGCCTCGTGGACGTGTGGCGACCATGTTAACCTATCAGCACTTCGGTCTAAAGGCGCCTGCAAGTATGGTGTCAGGTGAATTGTGGCAAGATGGGCAATAA
- the ruvA gene encoding Holliday junction branch migration protein RuvA, producing the protein MIARLNGRLLEKSPPLIVIDCNGVGYEVEVPMSTFYNLPELGQPVQVLTHMVVREDAQLLYGFGSEQEKNTFKQLLKVNGIGAKSALSILSGVSVNDLMLAVSQQEVSMLTRIPGIGKKTAERLLLELKDKFVVTGSTSAQPSAKAATDDILNALVALGYHEREAQATIKMLEPGVSVSDGIRQALKYLAK; encoded by the coding sequence ATGATTGCACGTCTGAATGGCCGGTTGCTGGAAAAATCCCCACCGTTGATTGTCATCGATTGCAATGGTGTCGGTTACGAGGTCGAAGTCCCCATGAGCACTTTTTACAACCTGCCTGAGCTGGGGCAACCGGTGCAGGTATTAACGCACATGGTGGTGCGTGAAGACGCGCAATTGCTCTATGGCTTTGGCAGTGAACAGGAAAAAAACACCTTTAAGCAGCTGCTCAAAGTCAATGGCATAGGCGCCAAATCTGCGCTGTCGATTTTAAGTGGCGTCAGTGTGAATGACCTGATGCTGGCGGTCAGTCAGCAAGAAGTTTCCATGTTGACCCGTATTCCTGGGATTGGTAAAAAAACCGCCGAGCGTTTGTTGTTGGAGCTCAAGGATAAATTTGTGGTGACCGGATCGACCTCTGCGCAACCATCAGCGAAAGCCGCGACGGATGACATCCTCAATGCATTGGTGGCCTTGGGTTACCACGAGCGGGAGGCGCAGGCGACCATCAAGATGCTGGAGCCCGGTGTCAGTGTCAGTGACGGTATCCGTCAGGCCCTCAAATATCTGGCTAAGTAG